A single region of the Ancylobacter novellus DSM 506 genome encodes:
- the purL gene encoding phosphoribosylformylglycinamidine synthase subunit PurL, which translates to MTAHEPKITPELIADHGLKPDEYQRILKLIGREPSFTELGIFSAMWNEHCSYKSSRLHLRGLPTKAPWVIQGPGENAGVIDIGDGQAAVFKMESHNHPSYIEPYQGAATGVGGILRDVFTMGARPIAALNALRFGDPKHPRTRHLVAGVVAGIGGYGNSFGVPTVGGLVGFHTRYDGNCLVNAMAVGLADTDKIFYAKATGVGLPVVYLGSKTGRDGIHGATMASAEFGEGAEEKRPTVQVGDPFAEKLLLEACLEIMAAGCVVAIQDMGAAGLTCSAVEMGAKGDLGIELDLDNVPCREEGMSAYEMMLSESQERMLMVIAPGKEEQAEAIFRKWGLDFAIVGHTTDNLRFVVKHKGEVKADLPIKELGDEAPLYDRPWTETPKQQRIDPASLDITATIPGALERLVGSPDFASKRWIWEQYDHIILNNTVQRPGGDAAVVRIDDGPKGLAITCDVTPRYCEADPFEGGKQAVAEAWRNITAVGGKPLAITDNLNFGNPERPEIMGQLVGCLRGLGEAARELEFPVVSGNVSLYNETFGRAILPTPTIGGVGVLADVEKMATIDFKDNGEIILLVGETAGWLGQSAFMCEILDREDGAPPPVDLALERRNGDYVRALIEEGLVTAVHDVSDGGVLMALAEMAMASGIGANLVAPPADINPYAFWFGEDQARYVITLQSSAKALVLRRAELAGVTIAKLGTTGGDRLNIPGERPIVMDALRERHEAWLPIYMGAGLM; encoded by the coding sequence ATGACCGCCCACGAACCCAAGATCACCCCCGAGCTCATCGCCGACCACGGCCTGAAGCCGGACGAGTACCAGCGCATCCTGAAGCTGATCGGCCGCGAGCCCAGCTTCACCGAGCTCGGCATCTTCTCCGCCATGTGGAACGAGCACTGCTCGTACAAGTCCTCGCGCCTGCACCTGCGCGGCCTGCCGACCAAGGCGCCGTGGGTGATCCAGGGACCGGGCGAGAATGCCGGCGTGATCGACATCGGCGACGGCCAGGCCGCCGTGTTCAAGATGGAGAGCCACAACCACCCGTCCTATATCGAGCCCTATCAGGGCGCGGCGACGGGCGTGGGCGGCATCCTGCGCGACGTCTTCACCATGGGCGCGCGCCCGATCGCCGCGCTCAACGCGCTGCGCTTCGGCGATCCCAAGCACCCGCGCACCCGGCACCTCGTCGCCGGCGTGGTGGCGGGCATCGGCGGCTACGGCAATTCCTTCGGCGTGCCCACCGTGGGCGGCCTCGTCGGCTTCCACACCCGCTATGACGGCAATTGCCTCGTCAACGCCATGGCGGTCGGCCTCGCCGACACCGACAAGATCTTCTACGCCAAGGCGACCGGCGTCGGCCTGCCGGTGGTCTATCTCGGCTCCAAGACCGGCCGCGACGGCATCCACGGCGCCACCATGGCCTCGGCCGAGTTCGGCGAGGGCGCGGAGGAGAAGCGCCCGACCGTGCAGGTGGGCGATCCCTTCGCCGAGAAGCTGCTGTTGGAAGCCTGCCTCGAGATCATGGCCGCCGGCTGCGTCGTCGCCATCCAGGACATGGGCGCGGCGGGCCTGACCTGCTCGGCGGTGGAGATGGGCGCCAAGGGCGACCTCGGCATCGAGCTCGACCTCGACAACGTGCCCTGCCGCGAAGAGGGCATGAGCGCCTATGAGATGATGCTCTCCGAGAGCCAGGAGCGCATGCTCATGGTGATCGCGCCCGGCAAGGAAGAGCAGGCGGAAGCCATCTTCCGCAAATGGGGGCTCGACTTCGCCATCGTCGGCCACACCACCGACAATCTGCGCTTCGTCGTGAAGCACAAGGGCGAGGTCAAGGCCGACCTGCCGATCAAGGAGCTGGGCGACGAGGCCCCGCTCTATGACCGCCCCTGGACCGAGACGCCCAAGCAGCAGCGCATCGACCCCGCTTCGCTCGACATCACCGCGACCATTCCCGGCGCGCTGGAACGCCTCGTCGGCTCGCCCGACTTCGCCTCCAAGCGCTGGATCTGGGAGCAGTACGACCACATCATCCTCAACAACACCGTGCAGCGCCCCGGCGGCGACGCGGCGGTGGTGCGGATCGACGACGGCCCGAAGGGGCTGGCGATCACCTGCGACGTCACCCCGCGCTATTGCGAGGCCGACCCGTTCGAGGGCGGCAAGCAGGCGGTGGCGGAAGCCTGGCGCAACATCACCGCCGTCGGCGGCAAGCCGCTGGCGATCACCGACAATTTGAACTTCGGCAATCCCGAGCGCCCGGAGATCATGGGCCAGCTCGTCGGCTGCCTGCGGGGCCTCGGGGAGGCCGCCCGCGAGCTGGAATTCCCGGTCGTCTCCGGCAATGTCAGCCTCTACAACGAGACCTTCGGCCGGGCGATCCTGCCGACCCCGACCATCGGCGGCGTCGGCGTGCTCGCCGATGTCGAGAAGATGGCCACCATCGACTTCAAGGATAATGGCGAGATCATCCTGCTGGTCGGCGAGACCGCCGGCTGGCTCGGCCAGTCCGCCTTCATGTGCGAGATCCTCGACCGCGAGGACGGCGCCCCGCCGCCGGTGGACCTCGCGCTGGAGCGCCGCAACGGCGACTATGTGCGCGCGCTGATCGAGGAAGGCCTCGTCACCGCCGTGCACGACGTCTCCGACGGCGGCGTGCTGATGGCGCTGGCGGAGATGGCCATGGCGTCGGGCATCGGCGCCAACCTCGTCGCCCCGCCGGCCGACATCAACCCCTACGCCTTCTGGTTCGGCGAGGACCAGGCGCGCTACGTGATCACCCTGCAGAGCAGCGCCAAGGCGCTGGTGCTGCGGCGCGCCGAACTCGCGGGCGTGACCATCGCCAAGCTCGGCACCACCGGCGGCGACCGATTGAATATCCCGGGCGAGCGCCCAATTGTAATGGACGCGCTGCGCGAGCGGCACGAGGCCTGGCTGCCCATCTATATGGGCGCGGGCCTGATG